A window from Hymenobacter volaticus encodes these proteins:
- a CDS encoding OmpA family protein, translating into MRRLLSVPLLLACALLLPLSAAAQATLASSNTKARSLWDKAQSQVKDRNFDKAIETLTVLNQKFPSLGEPHVLRGSLLKAMGENRPAFEAYRDGLAKLPMDPGRATDYYTLGELAMSFGEYEIAAESYKRVLKSGPKGQRNAARAQRQLLNCEFAAKAMAAPIGVQPERLGAPLNTFRFQYFPALTADNRFLLFTGRPAADSGEDLFISRMNKDGSTGDPVSISPFINTPYNEGAGAISGDGKTLVFASCDRPNSVGNCDLYISRRTGNNWSKPLNLGRTVNSPEWDSQPTLSADGRTLYFTSTRRGGQGQEDIYVTTLDADGNWTPARNLGQPVNTAGKDMAPFIHASSTTLYYVTDGLVGMGGLDVFRCEQQAAGRWSEPINLGYPLNTHENEASLFITSDNRRGFCSRSRAAESGVRTERERPVELFGFEVPEQIRPRETSTYTQGRVFDAFTKKPIKADVQLYDLNTDELTQYVSSDAENGDYTVVLNEGRQYAMYAAADKYLMKSLSFDYSDKKNFDPLTLDIYLEPVRAGRSIVLNNLFFDTKQYELKPKSRTELNRLVGFMKQYPDVQVEVSGHTDDVGSDDDNLALSQNRAKSVYSYLVSQGVKAERLRFKGYGENKPLVANDSESHRQQNRRIELRIL; encoded by the coding sequence ATGCGCCGATTGTTATCCGTGCCGCTACTGTTGGCTTGCGCGTTGCTGCTGCCACTTAGTGCGGCAGCACAGGCTACGTTGGCTAGTTCTAATACCAAGGCACGTAGCCTATGGGACAAAGCGCAGTCCCAAGTAAAAGACCGCAACTTCGATAAAGCTATTGAGACCTTAACGGTGCTCAATCAGAAGTTTCCGTCGCTGGGTGAGCCGCATGTGCTGCGTGGTTCATTGCTTAAAGCAATGGGTGAGAACCGGCCGGCATTTGAAGCTTACCGCGACGGGCTAGCCAAACTTCCGATGGATCCTGGTCGGGCAACCGACTACTATACGCTTGGCGAGCTAGCTATGAGCTTTGGCGAGTACGAGATTGCTGCTGAAAGCTACAAACGGGTGCTGAAAAGCGGCCCGAAAGGCCAACGCAATGCTGCCCGGGCACAGCGCCAATTGTTGAACTGCGAATTTGCCGCCAAAGCCATGGCCGCACCTATTGGTGTGCAGCCTGAACGGCTAGGCGCTCCTCTTAATACGTTCCGGTTTCAGTACTTCCCCGCGCTTACTGCCGACAACCGCTTTTTGCTCTTCACAGGTCGGCCCGCAGCTGACAGCGGCGAAGACTTGTTTATTTCCCGCATGAACAAGGACGGCAGCACCGGTGACCCGGTGTCCATCTCGCCATTCATCAATACACCTTACAATGAGGGAGCGGGCGCTATTTCTGGCGACGGCAAAACCTTGGTTTTTGCGTCCTGTGACCGGCCCAATTCAGTAGGGAACTGCGATTTGTATATCTCGCGGCGCACTGGTAACAACTGGAGTAAGCCATTGAATCTGGGGCGCACGGTTAATTCGCCGGAATGGGATTCGCAGCCCACGCTTTCCGCCGATGGTCGGACGCTGTACTTTACCTCTACCCGTCGGGGCGGACAAGGCCAGGAAGATATTTACGTAACCACTCTTGATGCCGATGGCAACTGGACTCCAGCCCGCAACCTCGGGCAACCCGTCAACACAGCCGGCAAGGACATGGCCCCATTTATTCACGCTAGTAGCACCACGCTCTACTACGTAACTGATGGGTTGGTAGGCATGGGGGGGCTGGATGTATTCCGGTGCGAACAACAGGCTGCCGGACGCTGGAGTGAGCCCATAAACCTCGGATACCCGCTTAACACACACGAAAACGAAGCCTCGCTATTCATTACTTCAGACAACCGTCGGGGCTTTTGCTCCCGCTCCCGGGCCGCCGAATCAGGGGTTCGGACTGAGCGGGAAAGGCCAGTTGAATTATTCGGCTTTGAGGTACCCGAACAGATTCGTCCCCGTGAAACCAGTACCTATACGCAAGGTCGAGTTTTCGATGCTTTCACCAAGAAGCCCATTAAGGCTGACGTACAGCTCTACGATCTGAATACCGATGAGCTGACCCAATATGTTAGTTCCGATGCCGAAAATGGGGACTACACCGTGGTATTGAATGAGGGCCGTCAGTATGCCATGTACGCCGCGGCCGACAAATACCTCATGAAGAGTTTGAGCTTCGATTACTCAGACAAAAAGAATTTCGACCCGCTTACGCTTGATATCTACCTAGAGCCTGTGCGAGCAGGCCGCAGCATAGTATTGAACAACCTATTTTTTGATACCAAGCAGTACGAGTTGAAGCCAAAGTCACGTACTGAGCTTAACCGGCTAGTTGGATTCATGAAGCAATACCCGGATGTACAAGTGGAGGTTAGCGGCCACACCGATGATGTAGGGTCAGATGATGATAACCTAGCCTTGTCTCAGAACCGAGCTAAATCGGTGTACAGCTACTTAGTTAGTCAAGGGGTGAAAGCGGAACGACTACGCTTTAAAGGCTACGGTGAAAATAAGCCCTTAGTCGCTAATGATTCCGAGAGCCACCGGCAACAAAATCGCCGAATCGAACTGCGAATTCTTTAG
- a CDS encoding citrate synthase yields MAESAEIILDGKSYTLPVIEGTEHEKAFDIGKLRDQTGYVTLDSGYKNTGATKSAITFLDGEEGILRYRGYPIEQLAEKSSFLEVAYLLIYGTLPTKAELDEFSLQITKHTLVHEDVRKIFDGFPSAAHPMGILSSLICSLTAFYPKSIDPDQSAEEINLNILRLMAKISTIAAWTYKNSQGHPLNYPRNDLDYTSNFLYMMFSFPTEKYEINPVVVSALNKLLILHADHEQNCSTSTVRLVGSANASLYGSVSAGINALWGPLHGGANQEVVEMLEAIQRDGGDTSKFIAKAKDKNDSFRLMGFGHRVYKNFDPRAKIIKKAADEVLSALGINDPLLKIAQELEQAALTDPYFVERKLYPNVDFYSGIIYKAIGIPTEMFTVMFALGRLPGWIAQWKEMRENKEPIGRPRQIYTGELERDYVSIENR; encoded by the coding sequence ATGGCAGAGTCTGCTGAGATTATCCTCGACGGGAAATCGTACACCTTGCCCGTTATCGAAGGCACAGAGCACGAAAAAGCATTCGACATCGGCAAGCTACGTGACCAGACGGGTTACGTAACCCTCGATTCGGGCTACAAAAACACCGGTGCAACCAAAAGCGCTATTACGTTCCTCGATGGCGAGGAAGGCATTTTGCGCTACCGGGGGTACCCCATCGAGCAGTTGGCCGAAAAGTCGTCTTTTCTGGAAGTAGCCTACCTACTCATCTATGGCACCTTGCCGACCAAGGCTGAGTTAGACGAGTTCAGCCTCCAAATCACCAAGCACACGCTGGTCCACGAGGATGTGCGTAAGATTTTTGATGGTTTCCCATCAGCGGCCCACCCTATGGGCATTCTGAGCAGCCTCATTTGCTCACTCACTGCGTTCTACCCCAAGAGCATTGACCCCGACCAGAGCGCCGAGGAAATAAATTTGAACATCCTGCGCTTGATGGCCAAAATCTCAACCATCGCTGCCTGGACGTACAAAAACTCGCAGGGCCACCCGCTCAACTACCCCCGCAACGACCTCGACTACACGTCGAACTTCCTGTACATGATGTTCAGCTTCCCAACCGAGAAGTATGAAATCAATCCGGTAGTCGTTAGCGCCCTCAACAAGCTGCTTATTCTGCACGCCGACCACGAGCAAAACTGCTCTACTTCCACCGTGCGCCTAGTAGGATCAGCCAATGCTAGCCTTTATGGTTCGGTTTCGGCCGGCATCAACGCTCTATGGGGTCCGCTGCACGGCGGCGCCAACCAAGAGGTGGTTGAGATGTTGGAAGCCATCCAGCGCGATGGTGGCGATACCAGCAAGTTTATTGCTAAGGCCAAAGACAAAAACGATTCTTTCCGTTTGATGGGCTTTGGTCACCGCGTATACAAGAACTTCGACCCACGTGCCAAGATCATCAAAAAGGCTGCCGACGAAGTACTATCCGCTCTTGGCATCAACGACCCGCTGTTGAAGATTGCCCAGGAGTTGGAGCAAGCCGCCCTGACCGACCCGTATTTCGTGGAGCGCAAGTTGTACCCGAACGTAGACTTCTATTCAGGCATCATCTACAAAGCAATTGGCATCCCTACGGAAATGTTTACGGTGATGTTTGCCTTGGGTCGCCTCCCCGGCTGGATTGCACAGTGGAAAGAAATGCGCGAAAACAAAGAGCCTATCGGCCGTCCTCGTCAAATCTACACTGGTGAGTTAGAGCGCGACTACGTAAGCATCGAGAACCGCTAG
- a CDS encoding aldo/keto reductase: MKYNALGKTDLQVSEISFGCMSLGSDHAANHTLLHQALDQGITLFDTADLYQKGENEVTVGKAFKGRRQEVIIATKVGNAWRPDGSGWDWVPSKEYLRQAVEHSLRRLETDYIDLYQLHGGTLDDPIDDIIEAFELLKQQGKIRAYGISSIRPNVIREYVQRSHIASVMMQYSLLDRRPEESCLDLLQEQNIAVLARGSFAQGLLAGKAAKSYLNYAEQEVAQAAVAVQQVADISQRTAAEVAALFVLHHPAVTSAVLGVRTEQHLADALHIAATPSLMGAEVALLQQAIPPNVYEQHR, translated from the coding sequence ATGAAGTACAACGCACTCGGAAAAACCGACCTGCAGGTCAGCGAAATTAGCTTCGGCTGTATGTCCCTCGGCTCTGATCATGCAGCTAACCATACGCTGCTGCACCAAGCGCTAGATCAGGGAATTACGCTTTTTGACACCGCAGACTTATATCAGAAAGGTGAAAACGAGGTAACCGTTGGGAAAGCATTCAAAGGGCGCCGCCAAGAGGTAATTATTGCCACAAAAGTCGGTAATGCGTGGCGGCCAGACGGTAGCGGCTGGGATTGGGTGCCTTCCAAGGAGTATTTGCGGCAAGCAGTAGAGCACAGCCTCCGGCGCCTCGAAACCGACTACATTGACTTGTACCAACTACACGGTGGCACCCTCGACGACCCTATTGATGACATCATCGAAGCCTTTGAACTGCTGAAGCAGCAAGGTAAAATCCGGGCCTACGGTATTTCTTCTATTCGCCCCAACGTGATTCGCGAATACGTGCAACGCTCCCATATTGCCAGCGTGATGATGCAGTACAGCCTACTCGACCGACGGCCCGAGGAAAGCTGCCTGGATTTGCTACAAGAGCAGAACATAGCGGTATTGGCCCGGGGCAGTTTTGCGCAGGGGCTCTTAGCAGGTAAGGCAGCCAAAAGCTACCTGAACTATGCAGAACAAGAGGTAGCTCAAGCGGCAGTCGCGGTACAACAAGTGGCCGATATAAGTCAACGCACAGCGGCGGAAGTAGCTGCCCTCTTTGTACTGCATCACCCGGCTGTAACCTCCGCTGTATTAGGTGTACGTACGGAACAGCATCTCGCGGATGCCTTGCACATAGCTGCCACGCCCTCATTGATGGGTGCTGAAGTTGCGCTATTACAGCAAGCTATACCTCCCAATGTGTATGAGCAGCACCGGTAG
- the mnmE gene encoding tRNA uridine-5-carboxymethylaminomethyl(34) synthesis GTPase MnmE: MAALPPALSDTIVALSTPPGAGAIALVRLSGREAISLVAAAFTGKRLIDQPSHTLHFGTIRDEGRILDEVVVSLFRAPNSYTREDVVEISCHGSDYIVQQLLLLFTRRGARLAEAGEFTKRAFLNGSFDLAQAEAVADLIAADSQLSHQVAMQQMRGGFSRELKDLRARLVQFAALLELELDFGEEDVEFADRTGLLALLEEVRTLVRRLLRSFELGNVIKNGVTTVIAGRPNAGKSTLLNALLNEERAIVSSVAGTTRDMIEDEVSLDGIRFRFVDTAGLRDTTDVVESIGVERTLQRVKQAALVIYLFDLTETSPTELQAEIEVLNLPAATPVLSVGNKLDVASDDQLTVFRTRPDTVLIAASRGDGLDELRHLLLTQVRNEGLDRTGSSTIVTNLRHARSLDAAAQALDAVLAGLTAGTGTELLAADLRQALAALGEITGEISSDDLLTSIFTQFCIGK, encoded by the coding sequence GTGGCTGCTCTTCCCCCCGCACTTTCCGATACTATTGTTGCCCTCTCGACGCCCCCCGGCGCGGGTGCCATTGCCCTGGTCCGTCTTTCGGGCCGGGAGGCAATTAGCTTGGTGGCCGCTGCTTTCACCGGCAAACGCTTAATTGATCAGCCTAGCCACACGCTTCACTTTGGCACCATCCGCGACGAAGGCCGCATCCTCGACGAGGTGGTGGTATCTTTGTTCCGGGCTCCGAACTCCTACACCCGCGAAGACGTGGTTGAAATCAGCTGCCACGGCTCCGACTACATCGTGCAGCAGTTGCTGCTGCTTTTCACGCGCCGCGGGGCCCGGCTGGCCGAAGCCGGGGAGTTCACAAAGCGTGCATTTCTGAACGGCTCCTTCGACCTAGCGCAAGCCGAAGCCGTAGCCGACCTGATTGCCGCCGATTCCCAACTTTCGCACCAAGTGGCCATGCAGCAAATGCGGGGTGGATTCTCGCGCGAGTTGAAAGACCTACGGGCCCGACTTGTACAGTTTGCCGCCTTGCTGGAATTGGAGCTCGACTTTGGCGAGGAAGACGTTGAGTTTGCTGACCGCACCGGATTGCTGGCGCTGCTGGAGGAAGTTCGGACGTTGGTGCGCCGTTTATTGCGCTCCTTCGAGTTGGGCAACGTCATCAAAAACGGCGTCACCACGGTAATTGCCGGACGACCCAACGCCGGCAAAAGCACCCTCCTCAATGCACTTCTCAACGAGGAGCGCGCCATTGTTTCCAGCGTGGCCGGCACCACCCGCGACATGATCGAAGACGAAGTGAGCCTCGACGGTATCCGCTTCCGCTTCGTGGATACGGCTGGACTGCGCGACACTACCGACGTAGTAGAATCTATAGGAGTAGAGCGCACGTTGCAGCGAGTAAAGCAAGCAGCCCTGGTTATATATCTGTTTGATTTAACGGAAACTAGCCCCACTGAGCTTCAAGCGGAAATTGAAGTACTCAATCTTCCTGCCGCCACCCCTGTACTATCAGTTGGCAACAAGCTCGATGTAGCCTCCGACGACCAGCTTACCGTCTTCCGCACTCGCCCTGACACGGTCCTAATTGCCGCTAGCCGCGGCGACGGCCTCGACGAACTCCGCCATCTCTTGCTAACTCAGGTACGCAACGAAGGCCTCGACCGGACCGGCAGCAGCACCATCGTCACGAACCTGCGCCACGCCCGCAGCCTCGATGCCGCGGCTCAGGCATTGGATGCCGTGTTGGCGGGACTTACCGCAGGAACTGGCACCGAACTTCTCGCTGCCGACTTGCGCCAGGCCTTGGCTGCCCTAGGTGAGATAACCGGCGAAATATCCTCCGACGATTTATTGACCAGCATCTTCACTCAGTTCTGCATCGGCAAGTAG
- a CDS encoding metal-dependent transcriptional regulator: MPSFTEENYLKAIYKLAEASPGSEVSTNGIAEALQTRAASVTDMLRRLGEKGLLHYQRYRGVSLTPEGRQLALLTIRKHRLWEVFLVQKLGFNWDEVHDVAEQMEHIHSPLLVRRLDEFLGFPRLDPHGDPIPTEDGAVLRPRNRLVADLAPGDHGRLMAVKNTSPAFLQYLDKVGLKLGSDIEVLDKIEFDNSLEIKINSTTILMLSPEVGRNLFVADQA, encoded by the coding sequence ATGCCGAGCTTCACCGAGGAAAACTATCTGAAAGCCATTTACAAGCTAGCCGAAGCCTCGCCAGGTTCCGAGGTTAGCACCAATGGCATTGCGGAGGCGCTGCAAACGCGGGCGGCCTCCGTAACAGATATGTTGCGTCGGCTCGGGGAAAAAGGACTGTTGCATTACCAACGGTACCGTGGCGTATCGCTCACGCCCGAAGGCCGGCAATTGGCTTTGCTCACCATCCGCAAGCATCGGCTGTGGGAAGTTTTCCTGGTGCAGAAGCTAGGCTTTAATTGGGACGAGGTGCACGACGTAGCCGAACAGATGGAGCACATCCACTCACCGCTGCTCGTTCGTCGCCTCGACGAGTTCCTTGGCTTCCCCCGCCTCGATCCGCACGGCGACCCTATCCCGACGGAAGATGGTGCCGTGCTACGTCCCCGAAACCGTCTCGTCGCTGACCTTGCCCCCGGCGACCATGGCCGTCTTATGGCCGTAAAAAACACTTCGCCCGCTTTCCTGCAGTACCTCGACAAGGTTGGCTTGAAGCTAGGATCTGATATTGAAGTACTGGATAAAATAGAGTTTGACAACTCCTTAGAAATCAAAATAAACAGTACGACAATTCTTATGCTTTCTCCTGAGGTTGGGCGGAATTTATTTGTAGCCGATCAGGCATAG
- a CDS encoding glycosyltransferase: MPPPIHPSGSPIRIILLASVLKPLDDTRMYGKFAGTLTARPHTTVHVAGRHAAPPPTPANLHLHTLLDGTRLSWARLGAQRRYWQLLQRLRPDLVIVHAPELLPLTLLWQWLGANRRLLYDIRENYALNVSTQRVYGGFTRRWLAAGLRWVETQAARRAAGLILAEESYAQELPFLDALPANRVVVLENKYQPAPDEVTRTQPRPLPAAHEPLRLLYSGTVSELNGIHHALQLAEELHHRRPGRVLLTVIGFCQQPVVLQTLHQLQQTNPPWLRLLVQGGTPVAHSAIVAEIQQSHVGLLLYQPHPSSERCRPTKLFEYLAHGLPMLVPTNPLWETYIRRYGAGLVVDLHSIPEAAAALLAVTELQSPAKPIFYPLGIPDEAFWASEGIKLGRLLDSIE; encoded by the coding sequence ATGCCGCCTCCAATTCATCCTTCCGGTTCGCCAATTCGCATTATTCTACTGGCTTCGGTGCTCAAGCCTCTGGATGACACCCGGATGTACGGCAAATTTGCTGGCACCTTAACCGCCCGGCCGCATACCACGGTGCACGTAGCCGGGCGGCACGCTGCCCCGCCCCCAACGCCCGCTAACCTGCATCTGCACACGCTGCTCGATGGTACCCGCCTGAGTTGGGCCCGGCTAGGCGCGCAACGCCGGTATTGGCAACTATTGCAGCGCCTACGCCCTGACCTCGTGATAGTCCACGCTCCCGAGTTGCTGCCCCTCACGCTACTATGGCAGTGGTTAGGTGCCAACCGCCGGCTTCTCTACGACATCCGCGAAAACTACGCCCTCAACGTATCCACCCAGCGCGTGTACGGTGGCTTCACGCGCCGCTGGCTGGCCGCCGGGCTACGGTGGGTGGAAACCCAGGCCGCTCGCCGCGCCGCCGGCCTGATTTTGGCCGAAGAAAGCTATGCGCAGGAGCTACCCTTTCTGGATGCACTTCCCGCCAACCGCGTCGTAGTTCTGGAAAACAAGTATCAGCCTGCCCCCGACGAAGTGACCCGCACGCAGCCGCGGCCCCTGCCTGCGGCGCACGAACCGTTGCGGCTGCTGTATTCAGGCACGGTTTCCGAGTTGAATGGTATCCACCACGCCTTGCAGCTAGCCGAAGAACTACATCATCGTCGGCCGGGCCGGGTGCTGCTAACGGTCATCGGCTTTTGCCAGCAGCCCGTTGTATTGCAGACGCTACACCAATTACAGCAAACGAATCCGCCCTGGCTCCGGCTGCTCGTGCAAGGGGGCACTCCCGTCGCGCACAGCGCCATCGTAGCTGAAATTCAGCAAAGCCACGTGGGCCTGTTGCTGTACCAGCCGCATCCTAGCTCGGAGCGTTGTCGGCCCACCAAGCTGTTTGAATACCTAGCTCATGGTCTGCCGATGCTCGTTCCCACTAACCCGCTTTGGGAAACGTACATCCGCCGTTATGGGGCGGGCTTGGTGGTTGACTTGCATTCCATACCGGAGGCTGCCGCTGCCCTACTTGCCGTCACGGAGTTGCAGAGCCCGGCTAAGCCAATTTTCTATCCGCTAGGCATTCCGGATGAGGCTTTTTGGGCATCGGAAGGCATAAAATTAGGGCGTCTACTGGATTCCATCGAGTAA